In Clostridium sporogenes, one genomic interval encodes:
- a CDS encoding spermidine/putrescine ABC transporter ATP-binding protein — MPCILHYYDRISTYTLELLQNFSKRIMIIENIINELLKDDSLNRNNDLSNFISYFSNGRFYHFRCHGFMECLVVTKSYSSESICYWTMNLVTPASNNFMKALSFIDILKNTHTFETNSQFKNLTMEMDKFKKAAMEIMNAAKLYNINCQNL; from the coding sequence ATGCCTTGTATACTACACTACTATGACCGAATTTCAACATATACTTTAGAATTATTACAAAACTTTAGTAAACGAATAATGATTATAGAAAACATTATAAATGAATTGTTAAAAGATGATTCCTTAAATAGAAATAATGATCTCTCAAATTTTATTTCATACTTTAGCAACGGTAGATTTTATCATTTTAGATGTCATGGATTTATGGAATGCCTTGTTGTAACTAAAAGTTATTCCTCCGAAAGTATCTGTTATTGGACAATGAATCTCGTTACTCCAGCGTCTAATAATTTTATGAAAGCTTTATCATTCATTGACATACTAAAAAATACCCATACTTTTGAGACTAATAGCCAATTTAAAAATCTCACAATGGAAATGGATAAGTTCAAAAAGGCTGCTATGGAAATAATGAATGCTGCAAAGTTATATAACATAAATTGTCAGAATTTATAA
- a CDS encoding radical SAM protein, translating to MSKEFNLSEYMSEGIENIVKNVLKSSIKNPKEAAFVIKYMLAVKDAKNKRDMLEGKGEHISPFLMVSIATNCNLHCKGCYARANKSCGDNLKASEMSEERWGEIFNEAKEVGISFLLLLGGEPLMRRGVIEKASSVKEIVFPIFTNGTMLDESYINLFDKNRNLVPMISIEGDKDQTDERRGEGTYNSIMTAMNSLNKKGILFGGSVTITTENIITVTSKEFAQELYNKGTRVLIFVEYVPVTNSTKNLAPTDKERLILEEKIEELRKVFENMVFLSFPGDEKYSGGCLAAGRGFFHINANGGAEPCPFSPYSDINLKECSLREALKSPLFKKLKDNEMLLGEHDGGCLLFEKEDHVKELLGM from the coding sequence ATGAGTAAAGAATTTAATTTATCTGAATATATGAGTGAAGGTATTGAAAATATAGTAAAGAACGTTTTAAAATCATCTATAAAAAATCCAAAGGAAGCTGCATTTGTAATAAAGTATATGTTAGCAGTAAAGGATGCAAAAAATAAAAGGGATATGTTAGAAGGTAAAGGAGAGCATATCTCACCATTTTTAATGGTAAGTATTGCTACTAATTGTAATTTGCATTGTAAGGGTTGTTATGCAAGAGCTAATAAATCATGTGGAGATAACTTAAAAGCTAGTGAGATGTCAGAAGAAAGATGGGGAGAAATCTTTAATGAAGCAAAGGAAGTTGGAATTTCATTTTTATTATTATTAGGAGGAGAACCGTTGATGAGAAGAGGGGTTATTGAAAAAGCTTCTTCTGTTAAAGAAATAGTTTTTCCAATTTTCACAAATGGGACTATGCTAGATGAAAGTTATATAAATTTATTTGATAAAAATAGAAATCTTGTGCCAATGATAAGTATTGAAGGTGATAAGGATCAAACAGATGAAAGAAGAGGAGAAGGAACTTATAATTCAATAATGACTGCAATGAATAGCTTGAATAAAAAGGGGATTTTATTTGGAGGTTCCGTAACCATAACAACTGAAAATATAATAACTGTTACAAGTAAAGAGTTTGCACAGGAGCTTTATAATAAAGGGACAAGAGTATTAATATTTGTGGAGTACGTTCCAGTAACTAACTCTACTAAAAATCTTGCACCTACGGATAAAGAACGTTTAATATTAGAAGAAAAGATAGAAGAATTGAGGAAAGTATTTGAAAACATGGTGTTTTTATCATTCCCTGGTGATGAAAAATATTCAGGTGGATGTTTAGCTGCTGGAAGAGGTTTTTTTCATATAAATGCTAATGGTGGAGCAGAGCCATGTCCATTTTCACCATATTCAGATATTAATTTAAAAGAATGTAGTTTAAGAGAAGCTTTAAAATCACCATTATTTAAAAAGCTTAAAGATAATGAAATGTTACTTGGAGAACATGATGGTGGATGTTTATTATTTGAAAAAGAAGACCATGTTAAAGAGTTGTTAGGGATGTAA
- a CDS encoding TetR/AcrR family transcriptional regulator: MDKYNNTKNQLIESVMELLQECDDVSEITSRKITERAKVNLSTINYHFTSKDELINIAANKLIRDFANAYFEDMKNDVKAPKDKLRYFLTRISDIVVHYKKYTKEMMPYILLKGEFTETIEILPLVKEYFQGSKSDEECKIISYQLISFMQLVFYRADEFKFFSNIDINIKEERDKLIDIQLDLFFK; encoded by the coding sequence TTGGATAAATATAACAATACCAAAAATCAATTAATAGAATCAGTAATGGAATTATTGCAAGAGTGTGACGATGTTTCAGAAATAACATCAAGAAAGATAACAGAAAGAGCAAAAGTAAATTTATCAACAATAAATTATCATTTTACATCTAAAGATGAATTAATAAATATTGCAGCAAATAAATTAATACGAGATTTTGCCAATGCTTATTTTGAAGATATGAAAAATGATGTAAAGGCACCAAAAGATAAACTTAGATATTTTTTAACTCGTATTAGTGATATAGTTGTTCATTATAAAAAATATACAAAGGAAATGATGCCATATATTTTATTAAAGGGAGAATTTACTGAAACTATTGAAATACTTCCTTTAGTTAAAGAATACTTTCAAGGAAGTAAAAGTGATGAGGAGTGTAAAATTATTTCATATCAATTAATTTCATTTATGCAATTAGTATTTTACAGAGCAGATGAATTTAAATTCTTTAGTAATATTGATATTAATATTAAAGAAGAAAGAGATAAGCTTATTGATATTCAATTAGATTTATTTTTTAAATAA